A genome region from Natranaeroarchaeum sulfidigenes includes the following:
- a CDS encoding DUF7116 family protein, translating to MGTVTNPLAKEARSIFAELGYTISDHGDELTAERGWKVVEVTPMPEPKSPPASGSLRCFVTYQHSARDLRQRIRQANPEYDWAIITVEDDDYEVVRAPPCAEAA from the coding sequence ATGGGGACTGTTACCAATCCACTTGCCAAAGAGGCGAGGTCGATCTTCGCAGAACTCGGGTACACGATCTCTGACCACGGCGACGAATTGACGGCTGAGCGAGGCTGGAAAGTCGTTGAGGTTACACCCATGCCCGAACCGAAATCACCTCCGGCGTCGGGCTCACTTCGATGCTTCGTCACGTATCAACACAGCGCCCGCGACCTCCGTCAGCGAATCCGACAGGCAAATCCCGAGTACGACTGGGCGATCATTACAGTCGAAGACGACGACTACGAGGTCGTACGGGCGCCGCCGTGCGCTGAAGCGGCCTGA
- a CDS encoding DUF7405 family protein: MSLPDPEGLSRREYVKSLVAVGGAGALSACLGEDDDIEIPSGTDEFDDLPAGQHEWDSFFEADEHGNVRLPRHHVLAYLELNGEPTDTGRETVESALKTLERAYEWSNDGLVFTIGYSPSYFDRYEESLPESVDLPAPTTLTPLEDLNDDDLDTYDALVHFASDEPVALLEAELAMFGEADALSGSDAEPQNTDSDTVNGVTVEDRLSDVFDLADRRTGFFGAGLPTANTDATGIPDDYPIPEEAPMFMGFRGRFKKSQPSEERVTIQDGPFAGGTTQHVSKIRQQLDQWWEQDSQAVRVAKMFSPTHEREDRVGEYGEKLTDSPEVEDVVEQTESDASGGMVGHAQKTARAREDGSPIILRRDFDTTDDDIAGLHFVSVQREIEDFVKTREAMTGTDLPIGSILNNGILQYISVRRRGNFLIPPREHRALPSPRPE, from the coding sequence ATGTCGCTTCCCGACCCAGAGGGGCTGTCCCGCCGCGAGTACGTGAAGTCCCTCGTTGCAGTCGGTGGTGCAGGGGCTCTGTCAGCCTGCCTCGGCGAGGACGACGATATCGAAATACCATCCGGTACGGACGAATTCGATGACCTCCCCGCGGGCCAGCACGAGTGGGACTCGTTTTTCGAGGCGGACGAGCACGGAAACGTTCGACTTCCGCGGCATCACGTACTGGCGTATCTCGAACTGAACGGCGAACCCACCGATACCGGTCGTGAAACGGTTGAGTCAGCATTGAAAACCCTTGAGCGTGCCTACGAGTGGAGCAACGACGGGCTCGTGTTCACGATAGGATACTCCCCGTCGTACTTCGACCGGTACGAGGAATCCCTCCCCGAGAGTGTAGATCTCCCTGCCCCGACCACCCTGACACCGCTGGAAGACCTCAACGACGACGACCTGGATACGTACGATGCGCTCGTCCACTTCGCGAGCGACGAGCCCGTTGCGTTGCTCGAAGCCGAACTGGCGATGTTTGGCGAGGCGGACGCACTCAGTGGGTCGGACGCCGAGCCCCAGAATACGGACTCTGACACGGTGAACGGGGTCACCGTGGAGGATCGTCTTTCGGACGTATTCGATCTCGCAGACCGCCGGACGGGCTTTTTCGGAGCCGGACTACCCACCGCGAACACCGACGCGACCGGGATCCCGGATGACTACCCGATTCCCGAGGAAGCGCCGATGTTTATGGGGTTTCGCGGTCGCTTCAAGAAGAGCCAGCCCAGCGAGGAGCGGGTGACGATTCAGGACGGCCCCTTCGCCGGTGGCACCACCCAGCACGTCTCGAAGATCCGCCAACAACTCGACCAGTGGTGGGAGCAGGATAGCCAGGCGGTTCGCGTCGCAAAGATGTTTAGTCCCACCCACGAACGCGAGGACCGCGTCGGCGAGTACGGCGAGAAGCTCACCGACTCCCCGGAAGTCGAGGACGTTGTCGAACAGACTGAATCAGACGCCTCCGGAGGGATGGTTGGCCACGCACAGAAGACGGCCAGGGCTCGCGAGGACGGCTCGCCGATCATCCTTCGACGCGACTTTGATACGACCGACGACGATATCGCCGGACTCCACTTCGTCTCCGTCCAGCGCGAAATCGAGGACTTCGTCAAAACACGAGAAGCGATGACCGGCACCGATCTTCCGATCGGCTCGATACTGAACAACGGGATCCTGCAGTACATCTCCGTTCGTCGACGCGGGAACTTCCTTATCCCACCGCGAGAGCATCGTGCGCTTCCATCCCCACGTCCCGAATGA
- a CDS encoding enoyl-CoA hydratase/isomerase family protein, producing the protein MATDEFTSEYEHVSVKRDGGVGYLRMDRADAYNAMNEMMAGEIRDASIELMETDDDVRCTVLTGAGEWFNTGADLSQLEGDESDGRRLRDLASRIHTAVQHIATAPKPAVAGVNGVAAGAGFGLAMAADIVVVSEDARFEFAYPRLGLSGDGGITHFLPDLVGHRRAREIVLLDEPIDAEKAVELGLATEVVPASSFDDRVEELASELANGPTRAFGATKRLLTNSHTRSLDDHLDAETNTIARLAGTDDYARGHEAFFEESEPEFEGN; encoded by the coding sequence ATGGCAACTGACGAGTTTACCTCCGAGTACGAGCACGTGAGCGTCAAGCGGGATGGTGGAGTCGGCTATCTCCGGATGGATCGGGCCGACGCATATAACGCGATGAATGAGATGATGGCCGGGGAGATCAGGGACGCCTCGATCGAGCTGATGGAGACTGACGACGACGTACGCTGTACCGTACTGACCGGAGCTGGCGAGTGGTTCAACACCGGAGCAGATCTTTCGCAACTGGAGGGCGACGAGTCCGACGGCCGTCGCCTGCGGGATCTCGCATCCCGAATTCATACCGCTGTTCAGCATATCGCGACCGCGCCCAAACCAGCCGTTGCGGGAGTCAACGGCGTCGCAGCGGGCGCTGGTTTCGGCCTCGCGATGGCGGCCGACATCGTCGTAGTCAGCGAGGACGCTCGGTTCGAGTTTGCGTACCCCCGCCTCGGGCTCTCGGGTGACGGCGGCATCACACACTTCCTGCCGGATCTCGTCGGCCATCGTCGGGCCCGCGAAATTGTACTACTCGACGAACCGATCGACGCCGAGAAGGCCGTCGAACTTGGCCTGGCGACCGAAGTCGTCCCTGCAAGCTCGTTTGATGACCGCGTCGAGGAGTTGGCCTCGGAACTCGCCAACGGTCCGACACGCGCGTTCGGCGCGACCAAACGGCTACTGACGAACAGCCACACCCGATCGCTCGACGACCACCTCGATGCCGAGACCAACACGATTGCACGCCTTGCCGGTACCGATGACTACGCGCGGGGTCACGAGGCGTTTTTCGAGGAGTCCGAGCCGGAGTTTGAGGGGAACTGA
- a CDS encoding cohesin domain-containing protein produces the protein MSRTHTIVVVAGLLIATAGLGAVIGTTGGSDNATILQVDPDTNEAPPGETVHIGILMTSDGGYGDVGVDNTSVGMEYDPDVLTLESVERGPWMEQGNETDIVTETEVDDEAGYVWIGQDREPHEGGATGQDRFVTFTFTVDEDAEEGEYDLELTDAHSSLTNEWPQQVFLHDGTLVVDEDASVVDAGPPEGYESGDNSMSGFGIGLAMLAVVLVAVVRSRFDRR, from the coding sequence ATGAGCCGAACGCACACGATCGTCGTTGTAGCAGGACTGCTGATCGCTACGGCGGGACTCGGAGCCGTGATCGGGACAACCGGCGGGAGTGACAACGCGACGATCCTGCAGGTCGATCCGGACACGAACGAAGCGCCACCAGGAGAGACGGTTCACATCGGGATATTGATGACCAGCGACGGCGGCTACGGTGACGTGGGTGTAGACAACACATCAGTCGGAATGGAGTATGATCCCGACGTGTTGACGCTCGAGTCCGTCGAGCGCGGCCCGTGGATGGAGCAAGGTAACGAGACCGACATCGTGACGGAGACTGAAGTCGACGACGAGGCAGGCTACGTGTGGATCGGTCAGGATCGAGAACCGCACGAGGGCGGGGCAACTGGGCAGGACAGGTTCGTGACATTCACGTTCACCGTCGACGAGGACGCCGAGGAGGGAGAGTACGACCTCGAACTCACCGACGCTCACTCCTCGCTGACCAACGAGTGGCCACAGCAGGTGTTCCTCCATGACGGAACGCTCGTGGTGGACGAGGATGCGTCAGTAGTCGACGCTGGACCGCCGGAGGGGTACGAGTCTGGGGACAACTCGATGTCCGGCTTCGGAATCGGTCTCGCGATGCTTGCAGTGGTGCTCGTCGCGGTAGTCAGGAGTCGGTTCGACAGGCGCTAG
- a CDS encoding ABC transporter substrate-binding protein produces MGSTGPAQLSVNVTTLPADDDTSSSRIARQLVDNLSESGVNATIDPREDEQALRALLLDHDYDIFVGRHPAITDPDELRTLLHTRYSEEDGWQNPYGVTIPSLDDLLDNQRRESGEQRIQTVTEIQNELLDTQPFSVIAYPSKLTAARTDLTTDTLPGGLTTRNDYLRLEAANPERDRLLVSLFRPTVTENLNPLVPETGPDKAILDCIYDPLFEWVDDELVPWLAEDVSWSENGNTVRATVRLRPALEWHDETALTTADIGFTYDMLRDTTMGDSDNPIPAPQFRGRSSLVDSVEPLSNSEITLEFPDTSVETARRALTVPILPQHEWEDRTERSADHLSTAIETSNEEPIGSGPFVYEDSTEDQELILSRNEEHFLLDLEDPHERLESLRGDTTFDEIEFEVGVNVGVVLGDIDSGDRDITATSIPSGEVENVQNNYDNTEVLIGEGQEFFVLGFNTRRHPMGNHQFRRTVARLVDRNYIAETVLDGYAQPSDTPLKRTEFVTDEFSWNGQSRLGRFPGEDGAVDPEDARETFRDAGFRFDEDGNLIVQD; encoded by the coding sequence ATGGGAAGCACAGGTCCTGCCCAGCTCTCAGTCAATGTGACGACGCTGCCAGCTGACGATGATACGTCGAGTTCACGCATTGCGCGTCAACTCGTCGATAACCTCTCCGAGTCCGGTGTTAATGCGACGATTGATCCGCGCGAAGACGAGCAAGCCCTTCGAGCATTACTTCTGGATCACGACTACGATATTTTCGTCGGCCGTCACCCCGCAATCACCGATCCCGACGAGCTCCGGACACTCCTCCATACACGATATAGCGAGGAGGATGGCTGGCAAAACCCCTACGGAGTGACGATTCCGTCACTTGATGACCTACTGGATAATCAACGGCGCGAGTCCGGCGAACAGCGCATACAGACAGTGACAGAGATCCAGAATGAGTTACTCGACACCCAGCCATTCTCGGTAATTGCGTACCCCTCCAAATTAACAGCTGCCCGTACAGACCTGACCACTGATACTCTCCCGGGAGGACTCACTACGCGGAACGACTATCTACGACTCGAGGCTGCGAATCCTGAACGCGATCGTCTATTGGTGAGCCTCTTTCGTCCGACTGTAACGGAAAACCTGAATCCTCTCGTTCCTGAGACCGGACCCGACAAAGCAATTCTGGATTGTATTTACGATCCGCTGTTCGAGTGGGTCGATGACGAGCTGGTACCGTGGCTAGCCGAGGATGTCTCGTGGAGTGAGAACGGAAACACTGTCAGGGCGACCGTTCGACTACGGCCTGCGCTTGAATGGCACGACGAAACTGCGTTGACCACTGCTGATATCGGGTTCACCTACGACATGCTACGGGATACTACGATGGGAGACTCCGATAATCCGATCCCTGCCCCGCAGTTCCGTGGACGTAGTTCGCTGGTCGATAGCGTCGAGCCACTCTCGAACAGCGAGATTACCCTGGAATTTCCCGATACGAGTGTCGAAACCGCCCGTCGGGCACTTACCGTTCCGATACTTCCACAACACGAGTGGGAAGACCGGACGGAGCGGTCGGCAGACCACCTTTCGACTGCGATCGAGACGTCCAACGAAGAGCCGATCGGTAGTGGCCCGTTCGTCTACGAGGACTCGACAGAGGATCAGGAGCTTATCCTCTCGCGTAATGAGGAACACTTTCTACTGGATCTTGAGGATCCACACGAACGACTTGAATCGCTACGTGGCGACACCACGTTCGACGAGATAGAATTCGAGGTAGGGGTGAACGTCGGTGTTGTACTCGGCGATATCGACAGTGGTGACCGGGATATCACCGCGACATCGATCCCCTCGGGCGAGGTAGAGAACGTCCAGAACAACTATGATAATACGGAAGTGCTGATTGGCGAGGGACAGGAGTTCTTTGTTCTCGGCTTCAACACCCGACGTCATCCCATGGGGAACCACCAGTTTCGACGAACGGTTGCCCGCCTTGTCGACCGGAACTATATTGCCGAAACTGTTCTCGATGGCTATGCACAGCCGTCGGACACCCCACTGAAGCGTACGGAGTTCGTCACAGACGAGTTCTCGTGGAACGGACAGAGTCGTCTCGGACGGTTTCCGGGTGAAGACGGAGCCGTGGATCCGGAGGATGCCCGGGAAACATTCAGAGACGCCGGATTCCGGTTCGACGAGGACGGCAACTTGATCGTTCAGGACTGA
- a CDS encoding NAD(P)/FAD-dependent oxidoreductase codes for MERYDVAVVGGGPAGTSAAWEAAKRGAEAVALEKGVPREDRDRLGPDSTDAAGILDYWVDIMDIDYDRISDDVIHRQLDGTDFIGPSEEFAMDTTGIDSSYPNFGFTFHRARFDDWLRDEAESSGAEYRVGVSVVDVETDRGDDPRHVVELRNGDEIGADVLILADGPQRQMTNRVLDRYLPAEESITDYLGTTHANHIAYQEYREIPQELFDESRLKFWWGYIPGETAYPWVFPNDGTVARVGLTMPIGLGIDDVENPTDYVLVDEDDEQLPSPGEYLRRLLEHEYGDEYDVDEDFPIVEDRGKQNGTETYPISSTRPIDSPTEAGILVAGGAMGTTSAFHEGGDHVAIRTGKIAGELAADGDLRAYNDRWKAAIGAEITRNVTFADIVEDYGPADWDRTFSVASDLTAPEEGKLIDWELRSGFSAMKLLSTYKRTKFSYRNGKYVQFHESKYEI; via the coding sequence ATGGAGCGGTACGATGTAGCCGTCGTCGGTGGTGGTCCCGCCGGGACGAGTGCTGCCTGGGAAGCCGCAAAGCGCGGTGCCGAGGCAGTTGCCCTCGAAAAAGGTGTCCCCCGCGAGGATCGCGATCGGCTCGGCCCTGACTCGACGGACGCAGCGGGTATACTCGATTACTGGGTCGATATCATGGATATCGACTACGATCGGATCTCTGACGACGTGATTCACCGCCAGCTCGATGGAACTGATTTCATCGGCCCGTCCGAGGAGTTCGCGATGGACACAACTGGGATCGACTCGTCGTACCCGAACTTCGGGTTCACGTTTCACCGTGCCCGATTCGACGACTGGCTCCGCGACGAAGCCGAGAGCTCGGGCGCGGAGTATCGGGTCGGCGTGAGCGTTGTCGACGTCGAGACGGATCGCGGGGACGATCCCAGACACGTCGTCGAACTGCGTAACGGCGACGAGATCGGAGCCGATGTCCTGATCCTCGCGGATGGGCCACAGCGACAGATGACCAACCGGGTCCTCGACCGTTATTTGCCCGCCGAGGAGTCGATCACCGACTACCTCGGCACGACCCACGCCAACCACATCGCCTATCAGGAGTACCGGGAGATTCCCCAGGAACTGTTCGACGAATCGCGGCTCAAATTCTGGTGGGGATACATCCCCGGTGAGACGGCCTATCCGTGGGTGTTTCCCAACGACGGCACCGTCGCCCGCGTCGGGTTGACGATGCCGATCGGACTCGGTATCGACGACGTCGAGAACCCGACGGACTACGTCCTCGTCGACGAGGACGACGAGCAACTACCCTCCCCAGGGGAGTATCTTCGACGACTGCTCGAACACGAGTACGGTGACGAGTACGACGTCGACGAGGACTTCCCGATCGTCGAGGACAGAGGCAAACAGAACGGGACGGAGACGTATCCTATCTCCTCGACCCGACCGATCGACTCGCCTACTGAGGCGGGTATCCTGGTCGCCGGTGGAGCGATGGGGACGACGTCGGCGTTCCACGAGGGGGGCGACCACGTCGCCATACGGACTGGGAAGATCGCGGGTGAGCTGGCAGCTGACGGGGATCTCCGCGCCTACAACGACCGGTGGAAGGCGGCGATCGGCGCTGAGATCACGCGAAACGTCACCTTCGCGGATATCGTCGAGGACTACGGGCCAGCCGACTGGGACCGGACGTTCTCCGTCGCCAGCGATCTGACCGCACCCGAGGAGGGGAAATTGATCGACTGGGAGCTACGCTCTGGCTTCAGTGCGATGAAACTACTGAGCACGTACAAGCGGACAAAATTCAGCTATCGGAACGGAAAGTACGTACAGTTCCACGAGTCGAAATACGAGATCTAG
- the hisD gene encoding histidinol dehydrogenase gives MDYKAVADLSPGERTSLFDRDSGVDEIRSDVAEIVGRVEEEGDVAVREFCREFDGVQVGSLEITDRVEQAYEEIDDDLREAIDTAVANVSEFHEAQVPEDWRDDFDGRELGRRFRPIESVGVYAPGGTAAYPSSAIMGVVPAKVAGVEDVAVATPPADEINPATLAAIHAAGADRVYSVGGAQAIAALAYGTESIERVGKVVGPGNRWVTAAKAEVRGDVDIDFLAGPSEILVVADETADPEFIAADLLAQAEHDPNASVVAVTDDEPLAEAITEAVEAGIDERTRSDVIRDALAGDESAILHARSMSEAILFAEEYAAEHLSIVAEDDEAVLDRIDSAGSVFLGPYTPVAAGDYASGTNHVLPTGGGAKLTGGLSVDTFVRSTTVQRLDREALADLGGTITTLADAEGLEAHAESVRTRLDE, from the coding sequence ATGGACTACAAAGCTGTCGCAGATCTCTCACCTGGTGAGCGGACGAGTCTGTTCGACCGGGATTCCGGGGTCGACGAGATTCGCTCCGACGTCGCCGAGATCGTCGGGCGCGTCGAGGAGGAGGGAGACGTCGCCGTACGGGAGTTCTGTCGGGAATTTGATGGCGTTCAGGTCGGTAGTCTTGAGATTACCGATCGGGTCGAACAGGCGTACGAGGAGATCGACGACGATCTCAGAGAGGCGATCGATACGGCCGTCGCGAACGTCAGCGAGTTTCACGAGGCACAGGTCCCAGAAGACTGGCGAGACGATTTCGATGGCCGGGAGCTGGGTCGCCGGTTCCGCCCTATCGAGAGCGTCGGCGTGTACGCCCCCGGTGGCACTGCAGCGTATCCGTCCAGTGCGATCATGGGGGTAGTCCCCGCGAAAGTCGCAGGTGTGGAAGACGTCGCCGTCGCCACGCCACCAGCCGACGAGATCAATCCGGCGACACTCGCGGCAATCCACGCAGCAGGCGCGGATCGGGTCTACAGCGTCGGCGGTGCACAGGCTATCGCCGCACTGGCGTACGGTACCGAGTCGATCGAGCGTGTCGGGAAGGTCGTCGGACCGGGTAATCGCTGGGTCACCGCGGCGAAAGCCGAGGTACGTGGTGACGTCGACATCGACTTCCTTGCAGGACCGAGCGAGATCCTCGTCGTCGCGGACGAGACAGCCGATCCCGAGTTTATCGCCGCAGATCTGCTCGCGCAGGCCGAACACGACCCCAACGCGTCGGTTGTCGCAGTGACGGATGACGAGCCCCTCGCCGAAGCGATCACCGAGGCAGTCGAGGCAGGAATCGACGAGCGCACCCGATCGGACGTGATCCGCGACGCGCTGGCCGGGGACGAAAGCGCGATCCTTCACGCCCGATCGATGAGCGAGGCGATCCTCTTCGCCGAGGAGTACGCCGCCGAGCACCTCTCGATCGTCGCCGAGGACGACGAAGCGGTGCTCGATCGGATCGACAGCGCCGGGAGCGTCTTCCTCGGTCCGTACACGCCAGTCGCTGCTGGCGATTACGCCAGCGGGACGAACCACGTTCTACCGACTGGCGGCGGCGCGAAACTGACCGGGGGGCTCTCCGTCGATACGTTCGTTCGATCGACGACCGTTCAGCGGCTCGATCGGGAAGCGTTGGCGGACCTGGGGGGGACGATCACGACACTCGCGGATGCCGAAGGACTGGAAGCACACGCCGAGAGCGTCCGGACGCGCCTCGACGAGTAG
- a CDS encoding HesB/IscA family protein yields the protein MSTETAQGNDESGTVEVTEAAADEALSLLKSEGLDEGVAGLRLFVQQGGCAGLSYGMRFDDAPEEDDTITEHNGLRVFVDPASQNYIEGSVVDYESGLQAEGFHVENPNVVSECGCGESFRT from the coding sequence ATGAGTACCGAGACCGCACAGGGCAACGACGAATCGGGGACCGTCGAGGTAACGGAAGCGGCTGCAGATGAGGCACTGTCGCTCCTCAAAAGCGAGGGCCTCGACGAGGGGGTCGCCGGACTGCGACTGTTCGTCCAGCAGGGCGGCTGTGCAGGACTCTCGTACGGAATGCGCTTCGACGACGCCCCAGAAGAGGATGATACGATAACCGAACACAACGGGCTACGGGTGTTCGTCGATCCGGCAAGTCAAAACTATATTGAAGGCAGCGTCGTCGACTACGAAAGCGGATTGCAGGCGGAAGGGTTCCACGTCGAGAACCCCAACGTCGTCAGCGAGTGTGGCTGTGGCGAGTCGTTCCGTACCTGA
- a CDS encoding polysaccharide biosynthesis C-terminal domain-containing protein, whose product MYGAVGAAAATAVTFTAYVLANLYVVNQELPLAYGRLARSAGSATGITACMALVVIGLLPYASTLESLVAVVLFGVSVWTVLTITTGAIELQRVRRLLN is encoded by the coding sequence GTGTACGGCGCTGTCGGTGCTGCGGCCGCGACAGCAGTGACGTTTACGGCGTACGTACTGGCGAATCTGTACGTTGTCAACCAGGAACTGCCTCTGGCGTATGGCCGACTTGCACGGTCTGCGGGGTCGGCAACGGGGATCACAGCGTGTATGGCTCTGGTCGTGATCGGCCTGTTGCCATACGCCTCAACTCTCGAGTCACTGGTTGCGGTAGTGCTGTTTGGAGTCAGCGTCTGGACGGTCCTTACCATTACCACCGGTGCGATCGAACTACAGCGAGTCAGACGGCTTCTGAATTGA
- a CDS encoding DUF7350 domain-containing protein, whose translation MKRRRFIYTGATAAGLGGLAGCLGGDDDTEDTDDTEGEPNDDEDAFDAMPQVENPPDAVYLPSHRDGMVMLDTETVGDVAVSPMLSIPHFFWIVETGIGDDYTVDRVDPPEGDSVHFMATVWDTETEVVLPVDSGLSIEIEKDGQLVDSRTPWPMISQGMGFHFGDNYELDGDGEYTATISTGSMEDVRLTGEMEGRFQTSETVTVDFEMDAERRQHLVDSVELFDEDRWGDREAVPPMDHNHDDDHHDDDHHDDDHHDDDHHDDDHHDDDHHDDDHHDDDHHDDDHHDDDHHMPYSSLPEPEHLLGDLLGTPTFDDAVYATTLVEAGSRFVEEDDQYLVVSPRTPYNRCVLPQMSVSATIERDGETIDLGSLQPTLDHDLEFHYGTPVEELQNGDELVLSIDSVTQASRHQGYETAFTETGELRVEIDDL comes from the coding sequence ATGAAACGCCGTCGATTCATATACACGGGAGCGACTGCCGCAGGGCTGGGAGGACTGGCTGGCTGTCTCGGTGGTGACGACGACACCGAAGACACTGACGACACCGAGGGCGAACCAAACGACGATGAAGACGCCTTCGATGCCATGCCCCAGGTCGAGAACCCGCCGGATGCAGTCTATCTCCCCTCTCACCGCGACGGCATGGTGATGCTCGATACCGAAACCGTCGGTGACGTTGCCGTTTCGCCGATGCTCTCTATCCCGCATTTCTTCTGGATCGTTGAGACCGGGATCGGCGACGACTACACTGTCGACCGGGTCGACCCGCCGGAGGGGGATTCAGTCCACTTTATGGCGACTGTCTGGGACACCGAGACTGAGGTCGTCCTGCCTGTCGACAGCGGCCTCTCAATCGAGATCGAGAAGGACGGCCAGCTCGTCGATTCACGAACTCCATGGCCGATGATCTCGCAGGGTATGGGCTTTCATTTCGGCGATAACTACGAACTCGACGGCGATGGAGAGTACACGGCCACCATCTCGACAGGGTCGATGGAGGATGTTCGTCTGACCGGCGAGATGGAGGGCCGGTTCCAGACGTCGGAAACCGTCACCGTCGACTTCGAGATGGACGCCGAACGACGCCAGCACCTCGTCGACTCCGTCGAACTGTTCGACGAGGATCGATGGGGGGATCGTGAGGCGGTCCCGCCGATGGATCACAACCACGACGACGATCACCACGACGACGATCACCACGACGACGATCACCACGACGACGACCATCACGACGACGATCACCACGACGACGATCACCACGACGACGACCATCACGACGACGATCACCACGACGACGACCACCACGACGACGACCACCATATGCCGTACTCGTCCCTGCCCGAACCGGAGCACCTCCTCGGGGACCTGCTCGGGACGCCGACGTTCGACGATGCCGTCTATGCGACGACCCTCGTAGAAGCTGGCTCGCGATTCGTCGAGGAAGACGATCAGTATCTCGTCGTCTCACCCCGGACGCCGTACAACCGATGTGTACTTCCACAGATGTCGGTCTCGGCGACGATCGAACGTGACGGCGAGACGATCGATCTCGGTAGCCTACAGCCAACACTGGATCACGACCTCGAATTCCATTACGGGACGCCGGTAGAGGAGTTACAGAACGGAGACGAACTCGTTCTTTCTATTGATTCGGTCACACAGGCTTCCCGTCATCAGGGATACGAGACGGCGTTCACCGAAACCGGGGAGTTACGGGTCGAGATTGACGATCTGTAA
- a CDS encoding dodecin gives MVFKKITMIGTSPDSFEDATDDALSRAEATLENIHWAEVENLGVEVASADGREYQAEVEIAFELED, from the coding sequence ATGGTATTCAAAAAGATCACGATGATTGGCACCAGTCCGGACAGTTTCGAGGATGCAACCGACGACGCTCTCAGCAGGGCGGAGGCGACCCTGGAGAACATCCACTGGGCGGAAGTCGAGAACCTCGGCGTCGAAGTAGCGTCCGCAGACGGTCGTGAGTACCAGGCCGAAGTCGAGATCGCGTTCGAACTCGAGGACTGA
- a CDS encoding DUF5816 domain-containing protein, with the protein MRTHTTEEGKTVFIAEDEGDRGSSGPFFVAYGTAAREEKYGWFCSNCESVDNAMDAMGRIQCNRCGNFRKPTEWDAAHE; encoded by the coding sequence ATGAGAACGCATACGACGGAAGAGGGTAAGACAGTCTTCATTGCCGAGGACGAGGGTGACCGGGGATCTAGCGGACCGTTCTTCGTCGCGTACGGAACAGCCGCCCGCGAAGAAAAATACGGCTGGTTCTGTAGTAACTGTGAATCCGTCGACAACGCCATGGACGCGATGGGTCGCATCCAGTGCAATCGCTGTGGAAACTTTCGGAAACCGACCGAGTGGGACGCCGCTCACGAGTAA